In Strigops habroptila isolate Jane chromosome 2, bStrHab1.2.pri, whole genome shotgun sequence, one genomic interval encodes:
- the SUPT20H gene encoding transcription factor SPT20 homolog isoform X3 produces MQQALELALDRAEYIIESARQRPPKRKYLSSGRKSVFQKLYDLYIEECEKEPEIKQKLRRNVNLLEKLVMQETLSCLVVNLYPGNEGYSLMLRGKNGSDSETIRLPYEEGELLEYLDAEELPPILVDLLEKSQVNIFHCGCVIAEIRDYRQSGNMKSPTYQSKHILLRPTMQTLICDVHSITSDNHKWTQEDKLLLESQLILATAEPLCLDPSIAVTCTTNRLLYNKQKMNTRPMKRCFKRYSRSSLNRQQEVAHYSAPPQLRLLDYLQKRKERKGAQQYDLKISKAGNCVDMWKQNPCYLTAPSEVDVEKYAKVEKSIKPDDSQPTVWPAHEIKDDYVFECEVGNQLQKTKLTIFQSLGNPLYYGKIQTLKGDEENDNLLTPSQFLIGSKTDAERVVNQYQELVQNEAKCPVKMFHNSGGSVNLSHLSPGKEMEQPESISGSVQSSVLGKGVKHRPPPIKLPSSSGSSSSGNIFSPQQSSGHLKSPTPPPPSKPPGLSRKQSMDLNQVSMLSPAAMSPASSSQRSGTPKPSTPTPTSTPSSTPHPPDAQSSTPITPSATPTPQDSGFTPQPTLLTPFAQQQMSLSQALPVMTIPLSTMVTSITTGTTSTQVMANPAGLNFINVVGSVCGAQTLMSGSNPMLGCNTGAIAPAGINLSGILPSGGLVPNALPAAMQSASQAGSPFGLKNASNLRPLNLLQGSDQGPSTQDQALSAQQAAVINLTGVGNFMQPQATVLSQLGSAVNRPGQSLPQQRLQLSSALQQQQQQALQQQQQQQIQLRFLQHQMAMAAAAAQAAHLRQQQHSGSHSKSKRKRGPLAPPQS; encoded by the exons CAGAAGCTGAGGCGAAATGTGAATTTACTTGAGAAGCTGGTTATGCAGGAGACGTTGTCATGCCTGGTAGTGAACCTCTATCCGGGAAATGAGGGTTATTCACTTAtgctcaggggaaaaaatggttCAG ATTCTGAGACCATCCGGCTGCCTTATGAGGAAGGAGAGCTGCTTGAATATTTGGATGCAGAGGAACTACCACCTATTTTGGTTGACCTTTTAGAAAAATCTCAG gttaacatttttcattgtgGATGTGTCATAGCAGAAATACGTGACTATAGGCAGTCTGGTAACATGAAATCTCCAACATACCAAAGCAAGCACATTCTTTTGCGTCCGACAATGCAG ACTTTAATTTGTGATGTGCATTCTATAACAAGTGACAACCACAAATGGACACAG GAGGACAAACTCCTACTTGAAAGCCAACTTATTCTGGCTACGGCAGAGCCTTTGTGTCTTGATCCTTCAATAGCAGTGACCTGTACTACAAATAGACTCCTGTACAACAAGCAGAAGATGAATACTCGTCCCATGAAACG GTGCTTCAAAAGGTACTCAAGGTCGTCTCTGAACAGACAGCAGGAAGTAGCTCACTATTCAGCTCCACCTCAGCTCAGGCTACTTGACTacttgcagaagagaaaggagaggaaaggagccCAGCAGTATGACCTCAAAATTTCTAAAGCTGGAAAT TGCGTAGATATGTGGAAACAGAACCCTTGCTACTTGACTGCACCTTCTGAAGTGGAC GTGGAAAAGTATGCCAAAGTGGAAAAGTCTATCAAGCCTGATGACTCGCAACCAACTGTCTGGCCAGCACAT gaaataaaagatgatTATGTGTTTGAATGTGAAGTTGGTAATCagcttcaaaaaacaaaactgaccatttttcagtctcttggCAATCCTTTGTACTATGGTAAAATTCAGACACTCAAAGGTGATGAAGAAAATGACAACCTATTAACTCCATCACA gtTTCTTATTGGTTCCAAGACTGATGCTGAAAG AGTGGTGAACCAGTATCAGGAGTTAGTACAAAATGAAGCTAAATGTCCTGTGAAAATGTTTCATAATTCAGGTGGATCAGTCAATCTTAGTCATCTTTCTCcagggaaggaaatggaa CAGCCAGAAAGTATATCAGGCTCTGTTCAGTCTTCAGTATTGGGCAAAGGTGTAAAACACCGACCTCCTCCCATCAAATTACCTTCAAGTTCAGGAAGTAGCTCTTCAG GTAATATTTTTAGTCCGCAACAGTCAAGTGGCCATCTAAAATCCccaactcctcctcctccttctaAGCCTCCTGGTCTTTCTCGGAAACAATCTATGGATCTTAATCAAGTTAGCATGCTCTCTCCAGCTGCCATGTCTCCTGCAAGCTCTTCACAAA GGTCTGGAACTCCTAAACCATCTACTCCTACTCCAACCAGCACCCCTTCATCGACCCCACACCCTCCTGATGCTCAGAGCTCAACTCCTATTACCCCTTCTGCCACCCCTACTCCCCAAGATTCAGGCTTCACCCCTCAGCCCACTTTGTTAACCCCgtttgctcagcagcagatgTCTCTGAGCCAGGCACTGCCTGTAATGACCATTCCTCTTTCCACCATGGTAACATCCATTACTACAGGAACAACATCCACCCAGGTCATGGCAAACCCTGCAGGACTTAACTTCATCAATGTAGTGGGCTCTGTGTG TGGAGCGCAGACACTGATGAGTGGTTCAAACCCTATGTTGGGGTGCAACACTGGTGCCATAGCCCCTGCAGGTATAAATCTGAGTGGCATTTTACCATCAGGAGGTCTGGTACCAAATGCGCTGCCTGCTGCAATGCAGTCTGCCTCTCAAGCAG GCAGCCCCTTTGGTTTGAAAAATGCATCAAATCTTCGGCCCTTAAATCTTCTACAG GGCTCTGACCAAGGTCCATCTACTCAAGATCAGGCATTATCTGCCCAACAAGCTGCTGTAATTAACCTGACCGGAGTAGGGAATTTTATGCAACCTCAAGCCACAG TGTTGTCTCAGCTTGGCTCTGCTGTGAACAGACCTGGGCAAAGCCTTCCTCAGCAGAGACTCCAGCTCTCTTCTGCCttacaacagcaacaacaacaagccttgcagcagcagcagcagcaacagataCAA TTGCGATTCTTGCAGCATCAAATGGCtatggcagcagcagcggcacaAGCAGCTCACCTGCGGCAGCAACAGCATTCAGGCAGCCACtcaaaaagtaaaaggaaaagaggcCCACTGGCCCCTCCACAGTCCTGA
- the SUPT20H gene encoding transcription factor SPT20 homolog isoform X8, translated as MQQALELALDRAEYIIESARQRPPKRKYLSSGRKSVFQKLYDLYIEECEKEPEIKQKLRRNVNLLEKLVMQETLSCLVVNLYPGNEGYSLMLRGKNGSDSETIRLPYEEGELLEYLDAEELPPILVDLLEKSQVNIFHCGCVIAEIRDYRQSGNMKSPTYQSKHILLRPTMQTLICDVHSITSDNHKWTQEDKLLLESQLILATAEPLCLDPSIAVTCTTNRLLYNKQKMNTRPMKRCFKRYSRSSLNRQQEVAHYSAPPQLRLLDYLQKRKERKGAQQYDLKISKAGNCVDMWKQNPCYLTAPSEVDVEKYAKVEKSIKPDDSQPTVWPAHEIKDDYVFECEVGNQLQKTKLTIFQSLGNPLYYGKIQTLKGDEENDNLLTPSQFLIGSKTDAERVVNQYQELVQNEAKCPVKMFHNSGGSVNLSHLSPGKEMEQPESISGSVQSSVLGKGVKHRPPPIKLPSSSGSSSSGNIFSPQQSSGHLKSPTPPPPSKPPGLSRKQSMDLNQVSMLSPAAMSPASSSQRSGTPKPSTPTPTSTPSSTPHPPDAQSSTPITPSATPTPQDSGFTPQPTLLTPFAQQQMSLSQALPVMTIPLSTMVTSITTGTTSTQVMANPAGLNFINVVGSVCGAQTLMSGSNPMLGCNTGAIAPAGINLSGILPSGGLVPNALPAAMQSASQAGSPFGLKNASNLRPLNLLQLPGGSLTFNPLQQQPLSQFSPQQQSQQFTTCSPQRQGEQVCANSPQPGVHGPNSFSYSPHLHK; from the exons CAGAAGCTGAGGCGAAATGTGAATTTACTTGAGAAGCTGGTTATGCAGGAGACGTTGTCATGCCTGGTAGTGAACCTCTATCCGGGAAATGAGGGTTATTCACTTAtgctcaggggaaaaaatggttCAG ATTCTGAGACCATCCGGCTGCCTTATGAGGAAGGAGAGCTGCTTGAATATTTGGATGCAGAGGAACTACCACCTATTTTGGTTGACCTTTTAGAAAAATCTCAG gttaacatttttcattgtgGATGTGTCATAGCAGAAATACGTGACTATAGGCAGTCTGGTAACATGAAATCTCCAACATACCAAAGCAAGCACATTCTTTTGCGTCCGACAATGCAG ACTTTAATTTGTGATGTGCATTCTATAACAAGTGACAACCACAAATGGACACAG GAGGACAAACTCCTACTTGAAAGCCAACTTATTCTGGCTACGGCAGAGCCTTTGTGTCTTGATCCTTCAATAGCAGTGACCTGTACTACAAATAGACTCCTGTACAACAAGCAGAAGATGAATACTCGTCCCATGAAACG GTGCTTCAAAAGGTACTCAAGGTCGTCTCTGAACAGACAGCAGGAAGTAGCTCACTATTCAGCTCCACCTCAGCTCAGGCTACTTGACTacttgcagaagagaaaggagaggaaaggagccCAGCAGTATGACCTCAAAATTTCTAAAGCTGGAAAT TGCGTAGATATGTGGAAACAGAACCCTTGCTACTTGACTGCACCTTCTGAAGTGGAC GTGGAAAAGTATGCCAAAGTGGAAAAGTCTATCAAGCCTGATGACTCGCAACCAACTGTCTGGCCAGCACAT gaaataaaagatgatTATGTGTTTGAATGTGAAGTTGGTAATCagcttcaaaaaacaaaactgaccatttttcagtctcttggCAATCCTTTGTACTATGGTAAAATTCAGACACTCAAAGGTGATGAAGAAAATGACAACCTATTAACTCCATCACA gtTTCTTATTGGTTCCAAGACTGATGCTGAAAG AGTGGTGAACCAGTATCAGGAGTTAGTACAAAATGAAGCTAAATGTCCTGTGAAAATGTTTCATAATTCAGGTGGATCAGTCAATCTTAGTCATCTTTCTCcagggaaggaaatggaa CAGCCAGAAAGTATATCAGGCTCTGTTCAGTCTTCAGTATTGGGCAAAGGTGTAAAACACCGACCTCCTCCCATCAAATTACCTTCAAGTTCAGGAAGTAGCTCTTCAG GTAATATTTTTAGTCCGCAACAGTCAAGTGGCCATCTAAAATCCccaactcctcctcctccttctaAGCCTCCTGGTCTTTCTCGGAAACAATCTATGGATCTTAATCAAGTTAGCATGCTCTCTCCAGCTGCCATGTCTCCTGCAAGCTCTTCACAAA GGTCTGGAACTCCTAAACCATCTACTCCTACTCCAACCAGCACCCCTTCATCGACCCCACACCCTCCTGATGCTCAGAGCTCAACTCCTATTACCCCTTCTGCCACCCCTACTCCCCAAGATTCAGGCTTCACCCCTCAGCCCACTTTGTTAACCCCgtttgctcagcagcagatgTCTCTGAGCCAGGCACTGCCTGTAATGACCATTCCTCTTTCCACCATGGTAACATCCATTACTACAGGAACAACATCCACCCAGGTCATGGCAAACCCTGCAGGACTTAACTTCATCAATGTAGTGGGCTCTGTGTG TGGAGCGCAGACACTGATGAGTGGTTCAAACCCTATGTTGGGGTGCAACACTGGTGCCATAGCCCCTGCAGGTATAAATCTGAGTGGCATTTTACCATCAGGAGGTCTGGTACCAAATGCGCTGCCTGCTGCAATGCAGTCTGCCTCTCAAGCAG GCAGCCCCTTTGGTTTGAAAAATGCATCAAATCTTCGGCCCTTAAATCTTCTACAG CTTCCAGGTGGTTCACTTACTTTTAAcccactccagcagcagccGCTGTCACAGTTTTCTCCACAGCAACAATCTCAGCAATTTACAACCTGTAGTCCTCAGCGACAGGGAGAACAGGTGTGTGCTAACAGCCCTCAGCCTGGGGTGCATGGACCAAACAGTTTCTCCTATTCTCCCCATCTCCACAAGTAG
- the SUPT20H gene encoding transcription factor SPT20 homolog isoform X5, with protein MYIIESARQRPPKRKYLSSGRKSVFQKLYDLYIEECEKEPEIKQKLRRNVNLLEKLVMQETLSCLVVNLYPGNEGYSLMLRGKNGSDSETIRLPYEEGELLEYLDAEELPPILVDLLEKSQVNIFHCGCVIAEIRDYRQSGNMKSPTYQSKHILLRPTMQTLICDVHSITSDNHKWTQEDKLLLESQLILATAEPLCLDPSIAVTCTTNRLLYNKQKMNTRPMKRCFKRYSRSSLNRQQEVAHYSAPPQLRLLDYLQKRKERKGAQQYDLKISKAGNCVDMWKQNPCYLTAPSEVDVEKYAKVEKSIKPDDSQPTVWPAHEIKDDYVFECEVGNQLQKTKLTIFQSLGNPLYYGKIQTLKGDEENDNLLTPSQFLIGSKTDAERVVNQYQELVQNEAKCPVKMFHNSGGSVNLSHLSPGKEMEQPESISGSVQSSVLGKGVKHRPPPIKLPSSSGSSSSGNIFSPQQSSGHLKSPTPPPPSKPPGLSRKQSMDLNQVSMLSPAAMSPASSSQRSGTPKPSTPTPTSTPSSTPHPPDAQSSTPITPSATPTPQDSGFTPQPTLLTPFAQQQMSLSQALPVMTIPLSTMVTSITTGTTSTQVMANPAGLNFINVVGSVCGAQTLMSGSNPMLGCNTGAIAPAGINLSGILPSGGLVPNALPAAMQSASQAGSPFGLKNASNLRPLNLLQGSDQGPSTQDQALSAQQAAVINLTGVGNFMQPQATVLSQLGSAVNRPGQSLPQQRLQLSSALQQQQQQALQQQQQQQIQQLRFLQHQMAMAAAAAQAAHLRQQQHSGSHSKSKRKRGPLAPPQS; from the exons CAGAAGCTGAGGCGAAATGTGAATTTACTTGAGAAGCTGGTTATGCAGGAGACGTTGTCATGCCTGGTAGTGAACCTCTATCCGGGAAATGAGGGTTATTCACTTAtgctcaggggaaaaaatggttCAG ATTCTGAGACCATCCGGCTGCCTTATGAGGAAGGAGAGCTGCTTGAATATTTGGATGCAGAGGAACTACCACCTATTTTGGTTGACCTTTTAGAAAAATCTCAG gttaacatttttcattgtgGATGTGTCATAGCAGAAATACGTGACTATAGGCAGTCTGGTAACATGAAATCTCCAACATACCAAAGCAAGCACATTCTTTTGCGTCCGACAATGCAG ACTTTAATTTGTGATGTGCATTCTATAACAAGTGACAACCACAAATGGACACAG GAGGACAAACTCCTACTTGAAAGCCAACTTATTCTGGCTACGGCAGAGCCTTTGTGTCTTGATCCTTCAATAGCAGTGACCTGTACTACAAATAGACTCCTGTACAACAAGCAGAAGATGAATACTCGTCCCATGAAACG GTGCTTCAAAAGGTACTCAAGGTCGTCTCTGAACAGACAGCAGGAAGTAGCTCACTATTCAGCTCCACCTCAGCTCAGGCTACTTGACTacttgcagaagagaaaggagaggaaaggagccCAGCAGTATGACCTCAAAATTTCTAAAGCTGGAAAT TGCGTAGATATGTGGAAACAGAACCCTTGCTACTTGACTGCACCTTCTGAAGTGGAC GTGGAAAAGTATGCCAAAGTGGAAAAGTCTATCAAGCCTGATGACTCGCAACCAACTGTCTGGCCAGCACAT gaaataaaagatgatTATGTGTTTGAATGTGAAGTTGGTAATCagcttcaaaaaacaaaactgaccatttttcagtctcttggCAATCCTTTGTACTATGGTAAAATTCAGACACTCAAAGGTGATGAAGAAAATGACAACCTATTAACTCCATCACA gtTTCTTATTGGTTCCAAGACTGATGCTGAAAG AGTGGTGAACCAGTATCAGGAGTTAGTACAAAATGAAGCTAAATGTCCTGTGAAAATGTTTCATAATTCAGGTGGATCAGTCAATCTTAGTCATCTTTCTCcagggaaggaaatggaa CAGCCAGAAAGTATATCAGGCTCTGTTCAGTCTTCAGTATTGGGCAAAGGTGTAAAACACCGACCTCCTCCCATCAAATTACCTTCAAGTTCAGGAAGTAGCTCTTCAG GTAATATTTTTAGTCCGCAACAGTCAAGTGGCCATCTAAAATCCccaactcctcctcctccttctaAGCCTCCTGGTCTTTCTCGGAAACAATCTATGGATCTTAATCAAGTTAGCATGCTCTCTCCAGCTGCCATGTCTCCTGCAAGCTCTTCACAAA GGTCTGGAACTCCTAAACCATCTACTCCTACTCCAACCAGCACCCCTTCATCGACCCCACACCCTCCTGATGCTCAGAGCTCAACTCCTATTACCCCTTCTGCCACCCCTACTCCCCAAGATTCAGGCTTCACCCCTCAGCCCACTTTGTTAACCCCgtttgctcagcagcagatgTCTCTGAGCCAGGCACTGCCTGTAATGACCATTCCTCTTTCCACCATGGTAACATCCATTACTACAGGAACAACATCCACCCAGGTCATGGCAAACCCTGCAGGACTTAACTTCATCAATGTAGTGGGCTCTGTGTG TGGAGCGCAGACACTGATGAGTGGTTCAAACCCTATGTTGGGGTGCAACACTGGTGCCATAGCCCCTGCAGGTATAAATCTGAGTGGCATTTTACCATCAGGAGGTCTGGTACCAAATGCGCTGCCTGCTGCAATGCAGTCTGCCTCTCAAGCAG GCAGCCCCTTTGGTTTGAAAAATGCATCAAATCTTCGGCCCTTAAATCTTCTACAG GGCTCTGACCAAGGTCCATCTACTCAAGATCAGGCATTATCTGCCCAACAAGCTGCTGTAATTAACCTGACCGGAGTAGGGAATTTTATGCAACCTCAAGCCACAG TGTTGTCTCAGCTTGGCTCTGCTGTGAACAGACCTGGGCAAAGCCTTCCTCAGCAGAGACTCCAGCTCTCTTCTGCCttacaacagcaacaacaacaagccttgcagcagcagcagcagcaacagataCAA CAGTTGCGATTCTTGCAGCATCAAATGGCtatggcagcagcagcggcacaAGCAGCTCACCTGCGGCAGCAACAGCATTCAGGCAGCCACtcaaaaagtaaaaggaaaagaggcCCACTGGCCCCTCCACAGTCCTGA
- the SUPT20H gene encoding transcription factor SPT20 homolog isoform X7, which produces MQQALELALDRAEYIIESARQRPPKRKYLSSGRKSVFQKLYDLYIEECEKEPEIKQKLRRNVNLLEKLVMQETLSCLVVNLYPGNEGYSLMLRGKNGSDSETIRLPYEEGELLEYLDAEELPPILVDLLEKSQVNIFHCGCVIAEIRDYRQSGNMKSPTYQSKHILLRPTMQTLICDVHSITSDNHKWTQEDKLLLESQLILATAEPLCLDPSIAVTCTTNRLLYNKQKMNTRPMKRCFKRYSRSSLNRQQEVAHYSAPPQLRLLDYLQKRKERKGAQQYDLKISKAGNCVDMWKQNPCYLTAPSEVDVEKYAKVEKSIKPDDSQPTVWPAHEIKDDYVFECEVGNQLQKTKLTIFQSLGNPLYYGKIQTLKGDEENDNLLTPSQFLIGSKTDAERVVNQYQELVQNEAKCPVKMFHNSGGSVNLSHLSPGKEMEQPESISGSVQSSVLGKGVKHRPPPIKLPSSSGSSSSGNIFSPQQSSGHLKSPTPPPPSKPPGLSRKQSMDLNQVSMLSPAAMSPASSSQRSGTPKPSTPTPTSTPSSTPHPPDAQSSTPITPSATPTPQDSGFTPQPTLLTPFAQQQMSLSQALPVMTIPLSTMVTSITTGTTSTQVMANPAGLNFINVVGSVCGAQTLMSGSNPMLGCNTGAIAPAGINLSGILPSGGLVPNALPAAMQSASQAGSPFGLKNASNLRPLNLLQGSDQGPSTQDQALSAQQAAVINLTGVGNFMQPQATVAILAASNGYGSSSGTSSSPAAATAFRQPLKK; this is translated from the exons CAGAAGCTGAGGCGAAATGTGAATTTACTTGAGAAGCTGGTTATGCAGGAGACGTTGTCATGCCTGGTAGTGAACCTCTATCCGGGAAATGAGGGTTATTCACTTAtgctcaggggaaaaaatggttCAG ATTCTGAGACCATCCGGCTGCCTTATGAGGAAGGAGAGCTGCTTGAATATTTGGATGCAGAGGAACTACCACCTATTTTGGTTGACCTTTTAGAAAAATCTCAG gttaacatttttcattgtgGATGTGTCATAGCAGAAATACGTGACTATAGGCAGTCTGGTAACATGAAATCTCCAACATACCAAAGCAAGCACATTCTTTTGCGTCCGACAATGCAG ACTTTAATTTGTGATGTGCATTCTATAACAAGTGACAACCACAAATGGACACAG GAGGACAAACTCCTACTTGAAAGCCAACTTATTCTGGCTACGGCAGAGCCTTTGTGTCTTGATCCTTCAATAGCAGTGACCTGTACTACAAATAGACTCCTGTACAACAAGCAGAAGATGAATACTCGTCCCATGAAACG GTGCTTCAAAAGGTACTCAAGGTCGTCTCTGAACAGACAGCAGGAAGTAGCTCACTATTCAGCTCCACCTCAGCTCAGGCTACTTGACTacttgcagaagagaaaggagaggaaaggagccCAGCAGTATGACCTCAAAATTTCTAAAGCTGGAAAT TGCGTAGATATGTGGAAACAGAACCCTTGCTACTTGACTGCACCTTCTGAAGTGGAC GTGGAAAAGTATGCCAAAGTGGAAAAGTCTATCAAGCCTGATGACTCGCAACCAACTGTCTGGCCAGCACAT gaaataaaagatgatTATGTGTTTGAATGTGAAGTTGGTAATCagcttcaaaaaacaaaactgaccatttttcagtctcttggCAATCCTTTGTACTATGGTAAAATTCAGACACTCAAAGGTGATGAAGAAAATGACAACCTATTAACTCCATCACA gtTTCTTATTGGTTCCAAGACTGATGCTGAAAG AGTGGTGAACCAGTATCAGGAGTTAGTACAAAATGAAGCTAAATGTCCTGTGAAAATGTTTCATAATTCAGGTGGATCAGTCAATCTTAGTCATCTTTCTCcagggaaggaaatggaa CAGCCAGAAAGTATATCAGGCTCTGTTCAGTCTTCAGTATTGGGCAAAGGTGTAAAACACCGACCTCCTCCCATCAAATTACCTTCAAGTTCAGGAAGTAGCTCTTCAG GTAATATTTTTAGTCCGCAACAGTCAAGTGGCCATCTAAAATCCccaactcctcctcctccttctaAGCCTCCTGGTCTTTCTCGGAAACAATCTATGGATCTTAATCAAGTTAGCATGCTCTCTCCAGCTGCCATGTCTCCTGCAAGCTCTTCACAAA GGTCTGGAACTCCTAAACCATCTACTCCTACTCCAACCAGCACCCCTTCATCGACCCCACACCCTCCTGATGCTCAGAGCTCAACTCCTATTACCCCTTCTGCCACCCCTACTCCCCAAGATTCAGGCTTCACCCCTCAGCCCACTTTGTTAACCCCgtttgctcagcagcagatgTCTCTGAGCCAGGCACTGCCTGTAATGACCATTCCTCTTTCCACCATGGTAACATCCATTACTACAGGAACAACATCCACCCAGGTCATGGCAAACCCTGCAGGACTTAACTTCATCAATGTAGTGGGCTCTGTGTG TGGAGCGCAGACACTGATGAGTGGTTCAAACCCTATGTTGGGGTGCAACACTGGTGCCATAGCCCCTGCAGGTATAAATCTGAGTGGCATTTTACCATCAGGAGGTCTGGTACCAAATGCGCTGCCTGCTGCAATGCAGTCTGCCTCTCAAGCAG GCAGCCCCTTTGGTTTGAAAAATGCATCAAATCTTCGGCCCTTAAATCTTCTACAG GGCTCTGACCAAGGTCCATCTACTCAAGATCAGGCATTATCTGCCCAACAAGCTGCTGTAATTAACCTGACCGGAGTAGGGAATTTTATGCAACCTCAAGCCACAG TTGCGATTCTTGCAGCATCAAATGGCtatggcagcagcagcggcacaAGCAGCTCACCTGCGGCAGCAACAGCATTCAGGCAGCCACtcaaaaagtaa